The nucleotide sequence AATAGAGGAGATCAAAGACTTCCTCATGATTCAGGAAATCCAATCTCTTTAAAAACTTTATCAGAATTAGGAGTTATATATAAagaaattccaattaaagaagataaaaaatgggaagatgagattaattcattttcaaaagaaaggGGATACAAAAATGTGAATTTTTGTCTTAATTTCGATATATTCGATAATTTGCatttttattgataatttaggtatgtttgatattgatagaGAGATCAAATTACAGTTACACCTGAAGGTTTAGGAGAAGCTtatgaagataaaattaaatctttttttgaTGAGTAAgttaattttttatatattagattaaaaaataattttactTAGCTTATGAATTTATGTTATAAAGACATTTacatgaagatgaagaaattagatATATTTTAAGTGGATCAGGTTATTTTGATATAAGGGGTAagtaatttaaattattttttatttttattttgtttgaagcttaatttattttttaacatattctttcttttttaagGCGTAAATGAACCATATAATGAAAGATGGATTAgaatttcactttcaaaAGGAGATTTAATTGTACTTCCAGCTGGAATTTATCATAGATTTACAGttgattcaaataataCAATAACAGCAATGAGATTATTTCAAGATGAACCTAAATGGACACCACATTCAAGAAGTTTACCAGATACAGATGAAAGAATAGCTAGAGAAGAATATTTACAACAAgttaaaaattcaaattaaaattgtattttcgatttttcGAATTTTCGGATTTTTCGATTAAGCATACACAGTCAAGATCCAAGTAATAAGTGGTGGATATTGGATAATATGTATTTTTGTATAATTATGAAATGAATACTTCAATACCTGAATCATGCATTtcaatgataaattatatcCAGACTGATTATTGTTTGATGCATTTGAGTTTAAATATTAATATAacattttttattattagaGAAATGGTGAATATACTATGCTGAAAAAGCCATTATCTTGTCTCCGATATATACTaatcaaaaatgaaatatcgCTCTCTATTCCTAAGTCTTTTGCAGATTCTATACCTCCTCTCTTCCACCTAAATACCTTCCAACACCTTCATAACAAGCAATCATTAATCCACAAGCAGGTGCTACTTTCCCACATCTGGCACTTAATCCAGCAAACAAAGCTCCCCAACCTTCAGTCTTTATAACATGTAAAGCTAAAGGTATAGTTGATGCTCTTATAGTTTCACATCCAGGTGTAGGATTAAATACTTGTCTTCTAGTTTTCAGAACATCGAAAGGTTGAGTTACTAATGCTGATATTGTTCCTGATAAAAATCCAGATATGAAAGATGTGGATATTGGGGTAAAGTTCGAAGTGTAAGGTGAGGTGTTAAGATAggatttcatcaattcgaAACCAGCCCAATATATACCTAATCCGATCTCAGATATCAACTTACTGGCTCCGCctatttgatgatatgagAAATGCTTACCTGAGAATGGAACGTCCCTCCATAAAGTCGGACCTAAACCTCTCCATAAAATGGTGACTCCTTTATTTTGTACCAATTTAGACATGTCTTTTGTTGTCGATGCATAAGTCGGTGAACCTCGTTCGACTGATCGTACTCACAGATTAGCAATGCGATCAAATCTCTTTGGGCGAAGGAAAGCGCAAACTTTCAGAACGCATGATGGATTCAGACATATCGACATGATAAACACTCACCACTCGGTAAAGCCTGCAGCCTGGTTCGGAACATTTCTATGGGACTGATGACCGTTGCACTCAACGTCCTAGCCAAACTTCCAGCTATCAACGGCGCAGGAGTTAAGCTCGCCGTCAGAGTATTACCACTGGCATCTGGTCGTCTATTCAAGGATGAAGTGTTTTTGGCGGGGTCGGAAGATCCGGTGAAATAGGGCGATATTATCGTTAAGAGTTGTTCGTAGCCTAACATGTAAATTGCCGAGGAAGGTATACCCATTGTTCTGCAGAC is from Kwoniella pini CBS 10737 chromosome 1, complete sequence and encodes:
- a CDS encoding 1,2-dihydroxy-3-keto-5-methylthiopentene dioxygenase; the encoded protein is MKAYVYDDIPGDQRLPHDSGNPISLKTLSELGVIYKEIPIKEDKKWEDEINSFSKERGYKNRDQITVTPEGLGEAYEDKIKSFFDEHLHEDEEIRYILSGSGYFDIRGVNEPYNERWIRISLSKGDLIVLPAGIYHRFTVDSNNTITAMRLFQDEPKWTPHSRSLPDTDERIAREEYLQQVKNSN